One window of Acropora palmata chromosome 1, jaAcrPala1.3, whole genome shotgun sequence genomic DNA carries:
- the LOC141882089 gene encoding polyunsaturated fatty acid 5-lipoxygenase-like: protein MIWWKFSPVFVLSFSLSFGVPTRAKDSQPIPAPEKGPNVCAFRKTKTQFVLRRNATTTTKVIIVDCGVQSFPGLKCKEERNETKIHWYPVRKVIHYNIYDCCPGWIAYQAKAGCKRAPCKVAIPQKFPAHCQESTNKDLQEKRAVYKLGHEMNLPFPLSAINLSLLINLTLADPFSKPWLMLYTYMLKLNRELIKTYPKINMKKFSKISDYEQVYHFFMKQQQKNPALRSFFRFPSQEEPFKSVINNATWREDRVFVEQRLAGLNPMSLEKVTEGQGSVGVKWSELRKRLNMKFNWDLAVSKSLARNIKLEDAIKDGSIFVSQFPFFDNLPTVYPEIVTKTMPNRKMWSSMSPIALFVSHQGKNWAPAQLKPVAIQLDYTNDSPVRTADDGDMWLLAKESFQVTDYAYVEMVEHLLRTHLMMEPFCVCFLRHLSKWHPIHQLMKYHCRGLIVTNKIGFPKLVKENGYMHQLFAIGNTGAIALLIRAYQSLTWADTDFRGKNKARGINDRSKLPYFPYRDDGELIYKAMEDLVNEYVNFYYTADQDVLLDQEMQSFATEISAEVMGHDSGKGKLRGFPREIKTRLELKDIITRLIWTSTAQHTAVNYPIAAYGAYTPNMPTKLYDDDRVPHDAFNLYRFPNGVLPAVQAGVAMGLGSLRLDRLFDYGTQLQDQAGSVIVTKHYNRLHSVIKPLLDKRNKARFQEGYLTYPYLSPAWIPNSICT from the exons atgattTGGTGGAAATTTTCACCTGTGTTCGTCCTAAGTTTTTCATTAAGTTTTGGCGTTCCCACAAG AGCGAAAGACTCGCAACCAATACCTGCTCCCGAAAAGGGACCTAATGTCTGCGCGTTTCGGAAAACGAAAACTCAGTTTGTTTTGCGAAGAAATGCAACGACAACTACAAAGGTCATAATTGTTGATTGCGGAGTACAGTCATTCCCCGGACTAAAATGCAAGGAAGAAAG AAACGAGACGAAGATTCACTGGTATCCTGTCCGCAAAGTCATTCATTACAACATCTACGACTGTTGTCCAGGATGGATTGCTTACCAAGCAAAGGCTGGGTGCAAGC gtgctCCATGCAAAGTAGCCATTCCTCAAAAATTCCCAGCACACTGCCAGGAGAGCACAAACAAAGACCTTCAAGAGAAGCGCGCGGTCTATAAACTTGGCCACGAAATGAATCTTCCCTTCCCGTTGAGTGCCATCAACTTGAGTCTGTTAATCAATCTCACTTTGGCGGACCCTTTCTCCAAACCCTGGTTGATGTTGTACACATATATGCTAAAGTTAAACCGCGAACTTATCAAGACTTATCCTAAGATTAACATGAAGAAGTTTTCGAAGATTTCAGACTATGAACAAGTTTATCATTTCTTCATGAAGCAGCAACAGAAAAATCCCGCG CTTCGTTCATTCTTCCGCTTTCCTTCCCAAGAGGAACCTTTCAAAAGCGTCATAAACAATGCAACCTGGCGTGAGGACCGCGTATTTGTTGAACAGCGGTTGGCTGGCCTCAATCCCATGTCACTTGAGAAAGTTACTGAAGGTCAAG GTTCTGTTGGTGTCAAATGGTCTGAACTCCGAAAACGCTTAAATATGAAGTTCAACTGGGATCTGGCTGTTAGTAAATCACTGGCGAGGAACATTAAACTGGAGGACGCCATCAAAGACGGTTCCATCTTTGTTTCCCAATTCCCTTTCTTCGACAACCTTCCCACAGTTTACCCAGAGATTGTTACCAAAACTATGCCTAATCGCAAAATGTGGTCGTCGATGTCCCCTATTGCTCTATTTGTGTCGCACCAAGGAAAGAATTGGGCGCCTGCGCAGTTGAAACCGGTTGCAATTCAGCTTGATTATACCAATG ACTCTCCTGTTCGCACCGCTGATGATGGTGATATGTGGCTTCTGGCAAAGGAAAGCTTCCAAGTAACGGATTACGCTTACGTAGAAATGGTGGAACATCTACTACGGACGCATCTCATGATGGAACCATTTTGCGTGTGCTTTCTAAGGCATCTATCAAAGTGGCACCCAATACATCAACTAATGAAGTACCACTGCAG AGGCTTGATAGTCACAAACAAGATTGGATTTCCGAAACTGGTTAAGGAAAACGGGTACATGCATCAGTTATTTGCTATTGGCAACACTGGTGCAATTGCGCTGTTGATTCGAGCTTACCAGAGCTTGACTTGGGCTGATACCGACTTCAGAGGCAAAAACAAG GCTCGTGGAATCAATGATCGCTCCAAGTTGCCTTATTTTCCGTATAGAGATGATGGAGAACTCATCTACAAAGCAATGGAAGACCTAGTGAATGAATATGTAAACTT CTACTACACAGCTGATCAGGATGTTCTGCTGGACCAAGAAATGCAAAGCTTCGCCACTGAGATATCTGCTGAGGTAATGGGACATGATAGTGGCAAGGGAAAG ctcCGCGGTTTTCCACGAGAAATCAAAACCAGGTTGGAATTGAAAGATATCATAACTCGCCTCATATGGACTTCAACGGCACAACATACAGCAGTCAATTATCCGATCGCGGCTTACGGAGCATACACGCCTAACATGCCCACGAAGCTTTACGATGACGACCGAGTGCCACACGATGCGTTCAATCTTTATCGATTCCCGAACGGAGTCTTGCCAGCA GTTCAAGCTGGGGTAGCTATGGGTCTGGGGTCCTTGCGGCTTGACCGACTCTTCGACTACGGAACTCAACTTCAAGATCAAGCCGGGAGCGTCATAGTTACAAAGCACTACAACAGACTCCACTCTGTGATTAAACCCCTCCTGGACAAGAGGAACAAGGCGCGTTTTCAGGAGGGGTACCTGACCTATCCGTATTTGAGTCCTGCCTGGATACCTAACAGCATTTGCACTTAA
- the LOC141873882 gene encoding regulator of nonsense transcripts 1-like translates to MSTVDSYGPASQTLTFLDTEEPDFGADTQGSEYEFHDFTVPSQTQTQSQASQPESSQPLVNGNAVEQKEDLSNGPVVGNEDSKVESGVPKVSNALGELNFEEEDDETFYTKDLPVYACRYCGVHDPASVVQCIQCKKWFCNGRGNTAGSHIVNHLVRAKHKEVTLHKDGPLGETVLECYNCACRNVFLLGFIPAKADSVVVLLCRQPCATQSNAKDMNWDQSQWNPLINDRCFLSWLVKVPPDEDQLRARQISAQQINKLEELWKDNPEAKLEDLDKPGIDDEPQQVLLRYEDAYQYQNIFGPLVKLEADYDKKLKESQTQDNIVVRWDIGLNKKRIAYFSFPKTNDDMRLMPGDELRLRYVGELHKPWQGVGHVIKVPNNFGEEVGIELRSNLGAPVECTHNFVVDFVWKSTSFDRMQTGMKTFAVDETSVSGYIYHKLLGHEVEEQVVKCQLPKRFSAQGLPELNHSQVYAVKTVLQRPLSLIQGPPGTGKTVTSASVVYHLAKQNNGQVLVCAPSNIAVDQLTEKIHKTGLKVVRLCAKSREAIDSPVAFLALHNQVRNMDSVPELQKLQQLKDEQGELSAADEKRYRSLKRNCERELLQHADVICTTCVGAGDPRLSKFRFRTVLIDESTQATEPECMVPVILGCKQLILVGDHCQLGPVVMCKKAANAGLSQSLFERLVVLGIRPIRLQVQYRMHPSLSEFPSNLFYDGTLQNGVTIAERQQPGIDFPWPVPDKPMFFYSTMGQEEIASSGTSYLNRTEAANVEKIATRFLRAGVKPEQMGVITPYEGQRAYLVQYMQFSGSLHANLYLEIEVASVDAFQGREKDYIILSCVRSNEHQGIGFLNDPRRLNVALTRAKYGIIVIGNPKILSRQPLWNHLLNYYKENKALMEGPLNNLKESMIQFSKPRKLVNRTNPGGRFMSTTMFDAREALVRGSVYDRQMPAAPIDHPAAYDTYFHTHDRLSYIGAERTIPPAAAARIPVPVGMFIPPVPPPHHNFFGQPLAGRMPPHGRPVQQPRQRNQRNHHPHQPMTYAPHMPASQASQDASQPLSQGPMTQGGMSMSQPMASQPLSQPDLSQDSYLGDDLNLKSQADAVLSQDSTYQGERGGYMNSLADYSQPNYASQY, encoded by the exons ATGAGTACCGTAGACTCCTACGGACCTGCTTCACAAACACTAACTTTTTTAGACACCGAAGAGCCTGATTTCGGAGCAGACACTCAAGGCAGCGAATACGAATTTCACGATTTTACTGTCCCTTCGCAAACTCAAACGCAGTCACAAGCTTCGCAACCAGAAAGTAGCCAACCTCTGGTTAATGGAAATGCCGTTGAACAGAAAGAAGATCTCAGCAATGGCCCAGTGGTAGGAAATGAAGATTCAAAAGTTGAGAGCGGAGTTCCGAAGGTTAGCAACGCTTTAGGAGAGCTTAACTTTGAAGAGGAAGATGATGAAACATTTTACACAAAAGACCTTCCAGTCTACGCTTGCAG ATACTGTGGCGTTCACGACCCAGCATCTGTGGTTCAGTGCATTCAATGTAAGAAGTGGTTTTGTAATGGCAGAGGAAATACAGCTGGCAG CCACATTGTTAACCATCTGGTTAGAGCCAAACACAAAGAGGTGACTTTACACAAGGATGGTCCCTTGGGAGAGACAGTTTTGGAATGCTACAACTGTGCTTGTCGCAATGTTTTCTTGTTGGGCTTCATTCCAGCCAAAGCCGACTCTGTCGTGGTTCTTCTTTGTAG gCAGCCCTGTGCAACCCAGAGTAATGCAAAGGATATGAACTG GGATCAGTCCCAGTGGAATCCTCTGATCAATGATCGCTGTTTCTTGTCCTGGCTTGTCAAAGTGCCCCCTGATGAGGATCAGCTTAGGGCTAGGCAG ATCTCAGCTCAGCAGATAAACAAGCTTGAGGAACTTTGGAAG GATAATCCAGAAGCCAAACTGGAAGATTTGGACAAACCTGGAATTGATGATGAGCCACAACAAGTTCTTCTGAG GTATGAGGATGCTTATCAATACCAGAACATCTTTGGCCCACTGGTGAAGTTGGAGGCTGATTATGACAAGAAACTCAAAGAGTCCCAG ACCCAAGATAACATTGTAGTCCGCTGGGACATTGGCCTAAACAAAAAGAGGATTGCATACTTCTCATTCCCTAAAACAAACGATGACATGCGACTGATGCCTGGTGATGAGCTGCGTCTGCGCTATGTTGGAGAGTTGCACAAACCCTGGCAGGGTGTTGGTCACGTTATCAAAGTCCCAAACA ACTTTGGCGAAGAAGTTGGCATTGAGTTGCGGAGCAATCTGGGTGCTCCTGTGGAGTGCACCCACAACTTTGTGGTGGACTTTGTCTGGAAATCAACATCTTTTGACAGGATGCAGACTGGAATGAAGACATTTGCAGTTGACGAGACCTCTGTCAGTGGCTACATCTACCACAAACTTCTGGGACATGAAGTTGAGGAACAAGTCGTCAAGTGTCAGCTGCCCAAAAG GTTTTCAGCTCAAGGGCTGCCAGAACTCAACCACTCACAGGTCTATGCTGTAAAGACAGTTCTTCAGAGACCACTCAGCCTTATTCAG GGACCACCAGGTACTGGTAAGACAGTGACTTCTGCTAGTGTGGTGTACCACTTAGCCAAGCAAAATAATGG TCAAGTTCTGGTCTGTGCACCCAGCAACATTGCTGTTGATCAACTGACAGAGAAGATTCACAAGACTGGTCTCAAG GTGGTAAGACTCTGTGCAAAGAGCAGAGAAGCAATAGACTCTCCTGTGGCATTCCTCGCACTGCATAACCAAGTGCGCAATATGGACAGTGTACCAGAGCTCCAAAAGCTTCAACAGCTGAAGGATGAGCAAGGAGAGTTGTCTGCTGCAGATGAGAAAAGATACAGATCTCTTAAGAGGAATTGTGAGCGTGAGCTTTTGCAG catGCTGATGTGATTTGCACCACATGTGTTGGTGCTGGTGATCCTCGACTGTCCAAGTTCAGATTCCGGACAGTCTTGATTGATGAATCCACTCAAGCCACTGAACCAGAGTGTATGGTGCCAGTGATCCTTGGTTGCAAACAG CTTATCTTGGTTGGAGATCATTGCCAGCTAGGACCTGTTGTTATGTGCAAGAAGGCAGCCAA TGCTGGTCTTTCTCAGTCCCTGTTTGAACGCCTGGTGGTTCTGGGAATCCGTCCCATTCGCCTGCAAGTCCAGTACCGCATGCACCCCTCGCTGAGCGAGTTCCCATCCAATCTATTCTATGATGGAACGCTTCAGAATGGAGTTACTATTG CTGAACGCCAACAGCCTGGAATTGACTTTCCATGGCCCGTGCCTGATAAACCAATGTTCTTCTACTCCACTATGGGACAAGAGGAAATTGCCTCTTCTGGTACATCTTACCTAAACAG GACTGAAGCTGCAAATGTGGAGAAGATTGCCACACGGTTCCTGCGTGCAGGAGTCAAGCCTGAGCAAATGGGAGTGATCACCCCATATGAAGGCCAGAGAGCTTATCTTGTGCAGTACATGCAGTTCAGTGGATCTCTTCATGCCAATTTGTACCTG GAAATTGAGGTGGCTAGTGTTGACGCTTTCCAGGGACGAGAAAAAGATTACATCATTCTGTCCTGTGTGCGATCCAATGAACACCAG ggCATTGGTTTCCTGAACGACCCAAGACGTTTGAACGTAGCCTTGACGAGAGCCAA GTACGGCATCATTGTCATCGGCAATCCCAAGATTTTGTCCAGG CAACCATTGTGGAACCACCTTTTGAATTACTACAAGGAGAACAAAGCTTTGATGGAGG GGCCGCTGAATAACTTAAAGGAGAGCATGATTCAGTTTAGCAAACCAAGGAAGCTTGTCAACAGGACCAATCCG GGAGGCCGTTTCATGAGTACCACTATGTTTGATGCCCGTGAAGCGCTAGTTCGCGGCAGCGTGTATGACCGCCAGATGCCCGCCGCACCCATAGACCACCCTGCCGCGTATGACACGTACTTTCATACCCACGACCGGCTGAGCTACATTGGCGCAGAACGCACCATCCCACCCGCTGCTGCTGCCAGGATCCCGGTACCCGTGGGAATGTTTATTCCCCCAGTTCCGCCACCCCATCACAACTTCTTTGGACAG CCTTTGGCGGGCCGCATGCCACCGCATGGCCGCCCAGTTCAGCAACCCAGGCAGCGCAATCAGCGAAACCATCACCCACATCAGCCCATGACCTATGCTCCACACATGCCAGCCAGTCAAGCAAGTCAG GATGCTTCCCAGCCATTGTCTCAGGGCCCTATGACTCAAGGTGGGATGTCAATGAGTCAACCAATGGCCTCTCAGCCCTTGTCACAACCTGACCTGTCCCAAGACAGTTACCTGGGAGACGACTTGAACCTGAAGTCTCAGGCAGACGCTGTGCTGTCCCAGGATTCCACCTACCAGGGAGAGAGGGGAGGTTACATGAACTCCCTTGCAGACTACTCCCAGCCAAACTATGCCTCCCAGTACTGA